Proteins found in one Leptospira terpstrae serovar Hualin str. LT 11-33 = ATCC 700639 genomic segment:
- a CDS encoding SulP family inorganic anion transporter: MNNKEKPKDWLPGLKENWRSDIVSGFIVFLIALPLCLGISLASGAPPMAGIFSGIVGGIIASLLSGSHLTINGPAAGLIAVVLNSIMVLGGGDAKLGFELTLAAIVIAGAIQVVLGLVKAGNLTVYFPISVVHGMMAAIGIIIISKQFYVALGITPKAKTIGGLLLEIPFSFSFINPEVAIIGISAIVIIAILAKIKNPLVKKLPAPLVAVLVGIFLGVIFDLADEHSYTLLNQTYKIGPEKLVNLPDHIYDGITFPDFSRWKDGIFWVMVVTIALIASIESLLTATAVDNTDPYRRKSNMDRELVAKGAGNFFLGWIGGLPIIAEVVRSSANMENGAKTRWSNFFHGLFLLFFILLLPGLIHRIPLASLAGILIMVGIRLASPHVFKETYDKGWDQIVIFTVTVVITIVEDLLVGVFCGIVTAILIQIYFGVPLRYIFVADITVKSENKIHVLDVKQALLFSNMISLKLLLRKIVPGERVDLKFDKNVKMIGFSAIEFLQSFKRDYEERGGQVNLIGFEDLKPISTYYGATRIHK; the protein is encoded by the coding sequence ATGAACAATAAAGAGAAACCAAAAGATTGGTTACCCGGATTGAAAGAAAATTGGAGATCGGATATTGTTTCCGGTTTTATTGTGTTTTTGATTGCTTTGCCACTATGTTTGGGCATTTCACTCGCTTCAGGAGCACCGCCGATGGCTGGAATTTTTTCCGGTATTGTCGGAGGTATCATAGCTTCTTTGTTAAGTGGATCTCACCTAACAATTAATGGTCCTGCGGCTGGTCTGATTGCAGTTGTTTTAAACTCGATTATGGTATTGGGTGGTGGGGATGCAAAACTAGGATTTGAACTGACACTTGCGGCTATTGTGATAGCAGGAGCCATTCAAGTTGTATTAGGTTTGGTAAAAGCAGGTAATTTAACAGTTTATTTTCCCATCTCTGTTGTACATGGGATGATGGCAGCTATTGGGATTATTATTATTTCTAAGCAGTTTTATGTGGCTCTCGGAATTACTCCCAAAGCAAAAACGATCGGGGGATTACTTTTAGAAATTCCTTTTAGTTTTTCCTTTATAAATCCTGAAGTGGCCATCATCGGGATCTCCGCCATTGTGATCATAGCCATTTTGGCAAAAATCAAAAATCCTTTAGTGAAAAAATTGCCAGCACCACTTGTTGCTGTGTTAGTTGGAATTTTCTTAGGAGTTATTTTTGATTTAGCAGATGAACATTCTTATACATTGCTTAACCAAACTTATAAAATTGGTCCTGAAAAGTTAGTAAATCTTCCCGATCATATTTATGATGGGATAACCTTTCCTGATTTTTCAAGATGGAAGGATGGAATCTTTTGGGTGATGGTTGTTACCATCGCACTCATCGCAAGTATAGAATCTTTGTTAACTGCAACGGCAGTTGATAATACAGACCCTTATCGACGTAAATCGAATATGGACCGTGAATTGGTCGCAAAAGGGGCAGGTAACTTTTTTTTGGGTTGGATTGGAGGATTGCCTATCATTGCTGAGGTAGTTCGGTCTTCTGCCAATATGGAAAATGGTGCAAAAACAAGATGGTCCAATTTTTTCCATGGACTCTTTTTACTTTTTTTCATTTTACTTTTACCAGGTCTGATTCATAGAATCCCTCTGGCTTCCCTTGCTGGGATTTTGATTATGGTCGGGATTCGTTTGGCTTCCCCTCATGTTTTTAAAGAAACTTACGACAAGGGTTGGGATCAAATCGTCATTTTTACTGTGACAGTTGTAATTACTATCGTGGAAGATTTGTTAGTTGGGGTTTTTTGTGGAATCGTGACGGCAATTTTGATTCAAATCTATTTCGGAGTTCCACTTCGGTATATCTTTGTTGCTGACATTACAGTTAAATCCGAAAACAAGATCCATGTTTTGGATGTGAAACAAGCATTGTTATTTTCTAACATGATTTCTTTGAAACTATTGCTTAGAAAGATTGTTCCTGGGGAACGAGTAGATCTTAAGTTTGATAAAAATGTGAAAATGATCGGTTTTTCTGCCATTGAGTTTTTACAAAGTTTCAAAAGGGATTATGAAGAACGAGGTGGGCAAGTGAATTTGATCGGGTTTGAAGATTTAAAACCAATCTCAACTTATTATGGAGCCACTCGAATCCACAAGTAG
- a CDS encoding TPM domain-containing protein codes for MQRVLVFSLLLFFPILIQAKDVPTLKGRVVDETWTLDTGFVSAIERQLKDHESKTSNQLAVLIVPTLEGEVLEEYSIKVVEEWRLGQKKNDNGVLLLIALNDRKIRIEVGYGLEGSLTDVLCHHIIENEIKPYFKKGDYESGIQNGVNAILGAIEGSYTAPAPEDYSHLGPLSFLGEISAGQEEIPYQVKIFISVFVLVILGIFTYVAANAPYVGWFIYFFLFPFWSIFPTAIHGANIGASVFLTYAIGVGLYKLYHLLTPHGRKRMKKGIFGGSYGRSSSGSGWSSSGGGSSRSSGFSGGGGSFGGGGSSGSW; via the coding sequence ATGCAACGGGTATTGGTTTTTTCCCTACTTCTTTTTTTTCCCATTCTGATCCAAGCAAAAGATGTCCCTACATTAAAAGGTAGAGTGGTTGATGAAACTTGGACTTTGGATACAGGGTTTGTATCAGCAATCGAAAGACAACTCAAAGACCATGAAAGTAAAACTAGCAATCAACTTGCTGTTCTCATAGTTCCTACTTTGGAAGGAGAAGTATTAGAAGAGTATTCTATCAAAGTTGTAGAAGAATGGAGACTTGGGCAAAAGAAAAATGACAATGGAGTTCTATTGTTAATCGCCCTAAATGACCGCAAAATCAGAATTGAAGTCGGATATGGACTCGAAGGTAGTTTAACGGATGTTTTATGCCATCATATCATTGAAAATGAGATAAAACCATATTTTAAAAAGGGGGATTACGAATCTGGAATTCAAAATGGTGTGAATGCAATTTTGGGTGCAATAGAAGGTTCTTATACGGCTCCTGCACCTGAAGATTATTCTCACCTAGGACCTCTTTCATTTTTGGGTGAAATTTCGGCGGGACAAGAAGAAATCCCTTATCAGGTAAAAATATTTATCTCCGTTTTTGTTTTGGTTATTTTAGGAATTTTTACTTATGTTGCAGCTAACGCACCTTATGTTGGTTGGTTTATCTATTTCTTTTTATTTCCCTTTTGGAGTATATTTCCTACTGCAATTCATGGTGCCAATATTGGGGCATCAGTGTTTTTAACTTATGCGATTGGCGTTGGCTTGTATAAACTTTATCATCTATTGACTCCGCATGGTAGGAAAAGGATGAAGAAAGGAATCTTTGGTGGATCATACGGAAGGTCTAGTAGCGGAAGTGGTTGGTCAAGTAGTGGCGGTGGTAGTTCCAGGTCTAGTGGATTTAGTGGGGGAGGTGGCAGTTTTGGAGGAGGGGGTAGTTCCGGAAGTTGGTAA